The nucleotide sequence CACTTCGGCGGTGAAGCCGACGTTGCCGGTGTGCAGCCCGGTGATGAGGAACAGGTGCCCGGGATCGGCGGCGCCGCACAGCCCGTTGCGCTGCCCGGCGAAGCACGCCGCCAGGTCACCCTCGAACGGCTCCGCCTCGTCGTCGTGGACGTAGATCTGTCCATAGTGGACGTGAACGTCGCCGTGGACCACGGTTCGCATGCCCGTCAGCATGGCAGAGACCACCGACAGTTTCGGTTTGCCGCTTTTGCCCGCTTCTGTCGACACGGAGAGTGCCCTTCGCGAATTCGTTGCTCGAATGGCGTAGCGAAATCACCCCGGTTCGCGATTAATCTGGGAAGCCGTCCCGTCGAGAGGTTGCCCCATGCCCGAACCAGCCGCATCCATCCCGGCCGATCCCCGGCTCGCCGCGCGGTTCACCGAGGACCTGCTCGACGGCTGCCGGGTGCTGGCCAAGGATTACGGCTACCGGCCCGCCCAGTTCGAACGCATGGTGCGCGAGCACGGCGGTGTCGAAGCGGCCCGGCTGCTGCTGCGCGGGGCCGGCACCGCGGGCGGGTTCACCGTGCTCTGGGAGAAGAACCAGCTCGGCCGCAGCTCCGAGGCGGTCATGCTCCGCGAGGAGTACGCCGAGCTGTTCACCCCCGACGAGCTCCTGCTGGCCCGCCGCCGGCTGGAGGAACACGGCTTCGACGTCGACGCCCACCTGCGCCGGATTTCCGAGCCGGGCTGAGCGGACCCCGATGGCCAAGGGCGGCAGGGGTGACCGGCGCCGCTCCGGTCACCCCTGCCGCGGCTTCTAGGCGGCGGCGCTGGACTTGCCGCGCAGCACCACGTTCGCCGTCGACGCGCCCTTGATCGCCGTTTCGATCTGGGCCATCGTCGAGGACGACGTCAGGCCGGGGACCGTGGCGGTGTTCAGGGCGTAGAGCGTGAACGTGTACGGGTGGCTCGAACCGCCCGGGCAGGGGCCGAAGAACTTCTGCGCGTTCGCCCCGCTGCCCATCGCCTTCTGTTTCGCGCCACCCTGGTTCGGCACGGTGTACCCCGCGCCGAGGCCTTCCGGCAGCGACTTCGTGGCCGCCGGGACGTCCCAGATCGCCCAGTGCAGCTTGTTGCCGCTGTTGGCGACGTCGGCGAACACGATGGCGTAACCCTTCGCGCCGTCGGCGGCACCCCACGCGAGCGGCGGCGACGGGTCCTGGCCCGCCGTGCCGTCGCCGGCGCAGGTGTACTTGTCCGGGATGGTGGCGTTGTCGGCGAAGGCGGAGCTGGTCAACTTGAAGCCGCCGGGCGTGCTGCCGCCCGGGAACTTCAGCCGCACGATCACGTTGTCCAGCACCGACGGCGTGCCGCCGTTCTTGTCGTTGTTCGTCGAGGTCAGCCAGAGCCCGCCGTCCGGGGTCTTCGTGACCGAGCGCAGCCGGCCCCAGCGCCCGGAGAACAGCGTCGACACCGTGCCGACGCCGGTGCCCGCGGCGTTGATCTGCGTGGCGAACAGCTGCTCACCGGTCACGCCGGCGATGTAGATCCAGTCGTTGACGATCTCCACCCCGCTCGGCCCGGCCTGCGACGTCGGCCAGGTCTTCTTCGGGGCGATGTAGCCGCTGCAGCTGCCCTGCGTGCCTTCGCAGCTGGGCCAGCCGAAGTTGCCGCCCTTCTGGATCAGGTTGAGCTCGTCCTGGCTGCTCTCGCCGAACTCCGCCGCCCACAGCTGGCCGCGGGAGTCCCAGGCCAGGCCCTGCGGGTTGCGGTGGCCGTAGCTCCAGACGTACCGGGCGTTGCCGCCGGTGGCGTAGAACGGGTTGTCGCTCGGCGCCGAGCCATCGGGGTTGAGCCGCAGGATCTTCCCGTTGAGCGAGCTCTTGTTCTGCGCGTTGTCGCTGTTCTTGGCGTCGCCGACGGTGGCGTACAGCTTGCCGTCGGGACCGAACTTGATCCGGCCGCCGTTGTGGTAGCGGTTCTTCGCGATCCCGGTCAGCACCGGCGTCGACGTCGACGACAGCGTGCTGCCGTCGTAGGTCATCTTCACGATCCGGTTGTCGCCGGAAGCGGTGTGGTACAGGTAGATCGCGTGGTCGGACGCCCAGTTCGGCGAGATGGCCAGGCCGAGGAGGCCGCCTTCGCCGTTGGTGCCGACCGCGCCCGGCACCTTGCCCAGCGTGGTCTTCTGGCCGGACGGCGTCACCAGCAGGACCTCGAACCGGTCCCGCTCGGTCACCAGCGCGTTGCCGTTCGGGAGGAAGTCCACGGCCCAGCCGAGGTCGACCTTCGCGATGTCCTTGTCGTACTCCGGGATGCCCCCGGCGCCGCCCGGAGCGCTGGTCTTCGCCGTGACGGCGTTGCTGGCGGCCGAGGTGTTGCCGTCGGGGTCACGGGCCTTGACCGTGAAGGTGTAGGACGTGTTCGGGTCGAGGTCCGTGATGGTCGTGCTCAGTGACGTCGTCGTCGCCACCTTGGTGCTGCCCTGGTAGACGTCGTAGCCCGAGATGGTGCCGCTGTCGTCCGTGGAAGCGTTCCACGCCAGGGAGACGCTGTTCGCGGTGACGCCGGTGGAGCGCAGGTTGCCCGGCACGCTGGGCGGGGTGGTGTCGTTGCTCGGCGGCGTGGTGAAGGTGACCACGTTGCTCTGCTGCGACGGGTTGCCGGCGGCGTCGTACGCGCCGACGGAGATGTCGTAGGCCGTGTTCGGCGTCAGGTTGTCGACGGTCGCGCTCGTGGTGTTCCCGTCGACGGTCTTGAGGACGTTGCCGCCGCGGTTGATCTCGTAGCGGACGACGCCGACGTTGTCGGTCGCGGCGGTCCAGGTGAAGGTCGCGGCCGTCGCCAGGATGTTGCTCGCCTTCAGGTTCGTCGGCGGCGTCGGCGGCTCGGGGTCGACCGGCGCGGTGAAGGTGTCGGTGAGCTTGTCGGCGTTCGGGCCGCCGTTGGCGGTGGTCGCGGTGGTCCGGACCTTGTTGACGCCCGCGGTGAGCTGCACGGTCGCGGTGACGGTCTTCCAGGTCGTCCACGCGCCGGTGGCGGGGAAGTCGACGGTGCCCTTGTCGCCGCCGTCGACGGTCAGCTTGACCGGCCGGTTGTCGGCGGTTCCGTTGGCGTAGCGGAAGGTCAGCGTGTGCGTGCCCGCCTGGGCCGCGTTCACGGAGTATTCGACGTAGCTGCCGGTGACGTTGTCGAAGTTGACGAACCCGGTGCCTGAGTACCCGGCGTGGTTCGATTCGACCACGCCCTGGACGACGGTGGCGTTCTCGGACTCGTAGTCGGTGTCCGCTGCCGCTTTCGGGGGGCCCAGGGGGGCTTGCCCCCCGGCCGGGGTCTGGGGCTCGGCCCCAGAAGTCACTGCGAAAGCGTTTACCGGGGTGAGCGCGGTGAGGCCGAGCGCCGCGACCGCGGTACCGGCCAGTACCGCGCGCCACGGTGGACGGGGTGCCACTGGGAGCCTCCTGCGTTGTCGGGGGACAGGGGGTGACCGGGGCGGAATGGTCGGCGGACCACCGGCGACAATAGTTAGGAAAGTTTCCTATCTATGGGACAGATCTCACACCCTCCGAGCGGGCTCTGTCAATACTCGACACGATGGGTTACCCACCGTGCCAAGGGTTTCCCGCTCAGCGGGTCACTCCTCCGCAGTGAATGACTCATTCCTGGCGTCAGACGCCAGGAATGAGTCATTCACTGCACGTCAGCCTGCCGTCACCGGGGTTTCGGCCGCCCAGTCGCGCGGAACCAGGAACGACGCCAGCTCCGCCTCCGCGCTCCCCGGCTCGGGCGTGAACTCCGCTTCCCACCGCGCCAGCGGCGGCAACGCCGACAGGATCGCCTCGGCGTCGGCCTGTACCGCGGTCGCCGCGTCGTGGACCAACGTGAACTCCACGTACCGGCCGCGGCGGTAGAGCTGCCACTGCCGTTCGCGCTCGCCGTGCGGCACGTCCTTGCGCCGCCGCACGATCGGGAAGTACGCCGGGGCGATCGCGGCGATGCCCGCCGCCGTGAAGGCCGCCGACCGCCGCCAGCCGTCCGGGCCGGGCAGGCTCAGGTGGTCGAAGAGGATGCCGCCGATGCCGCGGGCCTCGTCGCGGTGCGGGAGCCGGAAGCGGTCGTCGCACGCTCGCTTCGCCTGGGCGTGGAACGCCGGGTCGAGCGTGTCGCAGTGGTTCTTCAGGACGCGGTGGAAGTGCGTCGCGTCCGAGGCGAAGCCGTAGCAGGGCAGGAGGTCGACGCTGCCGCCGAACCACCACGCGTCCGCGGCTTCGCGGTAGCGGAAGTGCGCCTGGAACGCCGGCACGTACGGGTTGCGCGGGTGGAGCACGACCGACAGCCCGGCCGCGAAGTACTCGTCCGAGAAGGCCGCGCTGACGACGGCGCGCTCGAAGACGTCACCGTTCTCCAGCCGCCGCGTGCGGCCGGAGCGGCCGAAGCGCCCACCGCCGTCGAGGCGTTCCAGCTCGGCGACCAGCTCCCGCTGGCCCGCGCTGACGATCGCCCTGACGGCGTCGCGTCTGTCCCCTGAAGGCATACCCCCACCCCCGGGGGCAGATTACCAGCGAACCGGGGTCAGCCGGCGATGTCGGCCCGCGCGATCACCTTGGTGATCTTCGCCCGGACGAGGGATTCCTCCGGGACGGCGTTGCGCTTGCCGTACGCCTCGCCCTGCTCGACACCCATGTACCGGTCGCCCAGCTTCGTCGCCCACTCGAGCATGTCGTCGAGGTCGTGGGTCAGCCGCGCCTCGGCGGTGAACTGGACGTAGGAGAACGGCGGCTTCTGGTCGTCGACGGCCAGCGAGATGCGCCCGTCGCGGGCGATGGCCTTGCCCTTGAGCGTCTCGGTGCCGGTGGTGAAGATCAGCTCGTCGCCGTCCGGGCCTTCGTTCAGCAGGAACCAGATCGGGGTGACGATCGGGGAGCCGTCCTTCCTGACCAGGCCCAGCATGCCGGTGCGGGTGCCTTCGGACGCGAACTTCCACCACTCTTCGCGGCTCATCTCACGCATAGGAGGGACGTTAGCCCGTCACCCGCGCGTGCGCAGAGGGTGGCCGACTAGCCTGGCCTGCTGTGCGAGACGACGACAGGGCCGCCATGGGACTGGCCGACGAGGGGCTGACCCGCCGCCTCAAGGCGCTGGCCTGCACCGCGCCGCTGCACGACCTGGACGCGCGCAAGGCGAAGCTCGACTGGGCCGACGCCACGATCTACCAGATGGCCGAGATCGCGCTGCACACGATCGACCAGGTCACCATCGCGATGGACTTCGACACCGGCGCCGGCCACGACGAGGTCATCGACCGGCTGCTGCCGTTCATCGCCCAGCAGGCGCCGTCGCGGATGCCCGAGGAACACGTCCGGGTGGCCAAGTGGGTGCTCGACAACCTCATCAACGTCGGGACGACCGACCGCGGCTTCCGGCGCGTCTACGGCTCGGTCGGGCCGGGCGGCTACCAGCGGCGTCAGTTCGATTTCAAGCTGCTCGTCGAGCTGGCCGCCCGCGACGGCGAGGTCTACCTGCGCGCCACCGACGAAGCCATCAACGTCCTGGTCGGCGCCCTCGACACCGACGTCGAGTCCGCGCAGATCGCCGCCGAGGTCAAGCTCGAGAACCTGATCAACCGCGGCCGGCTGGCCGACGCGAAGCTCGCCGCCGAGCAGGCCCGCTACCGGACCGTCCAGTACGGCGAAACCCTGCGCGCGAAGCTCGACGCGACCCGCCGTGACGTCCGGTCGGTCGACTGGGAACGCGAAGTGCCCGAGCTGCTCGACAGCGCGCTGAGCCACATCGAGGCCCGGTTCCGCGCCGAGAACGCCATCCTCAAGAACATCACCACCGCCCGTGACGAGACCGAGGACCTCGACCGCAAGCGGCGCGCCGCCGAGCTCGTCGACATCGTCGGCGACTGCATCCGCCGCCACACCCGCCTGCAGTCCCGGCTGGCCGACGCGGGCGCGGTCTTCCGCGCCGAGCAGGACCGCCAGCAGTTCTCCGGCCCGCCCCAGCGCGCGACCCTCGATCTCTTCGGCCAGCTCCTCGTGCCCACCCTGGGTCTGCCGCTGGCCGACGCCGTCGCCCCGGCCGAGCACTTCTTCCACGCCGTCGCGGGCATCTCCGCTCCCGTCGTGCCGTCGCTGTCGTCGCTGGTCTCGCTGCTCCTCCGCCCGGCACCGGAACGCGACCAGCTGGTCGGGGAGATCCCCGAACGCGAGCTGATGCCCGCCGAGGTCACCGACAAGTTCGGCGACGACGTCTGGCGCGCCGCCGACGAGCTCCTCGACCTGCCCGAAGTGCCACGGCGGCTGTCGGGCCTGCTCGAAGAAGCCCGCCGCAGCCGCCAGCCGGGGCTCGCTGCCCTGGTCGCGCTGCGCGCGGTCCACGCCTACAGTCCCGGGATCGGCGCGGCCCGCCGCCAAGGCGACCGCTCGGTGCTGCTCGCCGTCGACGACGGCACGCTCCTGGACGACCCGGACTTCGGCGGCGCCGACCTGCTCCTGTCCACCGCCGCCGTCGAGCGGGCCGACGAAGAAGAGAACGAGGAGGTCGCCTGATGGCGCTGTCCCACAGCAGCGTGGACGCCGAGGCCGCGGCCCGGCTGGTCGCCTTCGGCATGCGGCCGAAGCAGCTGCCCGCGCGTGACGTCGTCTACGGCGACCTCGTCCGCCGCTACGGCGAGGACAACGCGTTCAAGGCGCTCACCCACGCCGTCGCCGCCGGGCTCGGGCTGATGGTCCTCGAGGTCAACCAGCAGGCCGGCGCGGTCCTCGCGGCCACCGACGAGTCCGTCTTCGAGATCAAGATGGACTCCTACGCCCGTCAGGCCAAGATCCGCGAGCGCCGTGAGACCGAGAAGGTCCTGCACGGCCTGATCCACCTCGCCACCGCGGCGCTGGGCTACCCGCGCCCCGACGATCTCGCCAACGACACCTACATCGGCCGCGTGAGCGTCGAGCAGGTCGACGCGATGGTCCGCGAAGCCGCCCGCATGCTCGACGAGCGCGCCGCGGCGGCCGACGCCAACAACGACCCCCTGGCCGACGCGCCTGAGCTCGAACAGGCGTGGCGCGCCTACGCCCGCCGCCCGGCCGCGGCCGCCACCAAGGACGGCCGCCTCGCCGCCGACACCACCCGCGGCATGGTCAGCCGCGCCTTGCGCTTCCTCGCCGACCAGGGCTTCCTGGTCCCGGTGAGCGACGAGCAGGGCGGCACCTACCGGACCACGCCGCGCTACCAGATCCAGGTCCGCGAGCTCGCGGCCGACGCCGCCTTCGACGACCTGCTCGCGCTCGGCGTCGTGGCCGTCGCGAACGACGGCGGGACGCTGCGCGCGGCCGCGTCGGACACGCTGTAAAAGGGGAGTAGATGTACGAGCTTTCGCGGGTCCGCCTGCATTCGGTGGGCCCGGCGGGTGCCCGCTACCAGGACGTCGTCCTCGACTTCAGCGGCGTCGGCGCCAAGATCACCGCGCCGCAGCAGGACGCGCTGTTCAGCGCGGGCATCCACGCGACCGGCCCCGCCGAGCTGCGCCGCCCCTCACCGGCGAGCGTGCTGTTCCTCGAGAACGGCGGCGGCAAGTCCGTGCTCATCAAGCTGATCTTCTCGGTGATGCTGCCCGGCCGCCGCCAGGTCGTCGGCACCACCAGCACGAAGGTCCTGGAGAAGTTCGTCGCCGCCAAGGACGTCTCGCACGTCGTGCTGGAGTGGCTGCACGTCGAGAGCGGGCACCGGATCATCACCGGCAAGGTCTCCGAATGGCGCGGGCACGTCGTGTCCGCCGACTCCGAGAACCTCGTCGACTCCTGGTACTGCTTCCGCCCGACCGCCGCGCTGGGGCTCGATTCCCTGCCGATGACCCAGGACGGCCGGCTGCTGACGATGTCCGGCTTCCACGACAAGCTCACCGCGGCCCAGCTGGCCGAGCCCGAGCTGGAGCTGTCCTGGACCCGCCGCCACCACGAGTGGACCGGCCGGCTCGATTCCCTCGGCCTCGACACCGAGCTGTTCCGGTACCAGCGCGCGATGAACGCGGGCGAAGGCGAAGCGGCGGACGCGTTCGCCTTCGGCACCGACGACGCGTTCGTCGAATTCCTGCTGCGCGCGGTCATCTCCGAGGAGGAGCCGAAGGACCTCGCCGAGGTCGTCGCGACCTACGCCCACAACCTGGCCCAGCGCGGGGACCTGTTGTCGGAACGCGACTTCGTCGCGGGTGCGCTCGACCTGCTGGGGCCGCTGGCCGCCGAAGAGGGCGTCGCCGCGGAGTCGCGGAAGATCGCGGAGTCCGCGAAGGCCGACATGGCCGAGCTGGCCGGGCGCGTCGTGGCGCGCAACGAACTCGAGAACGCGCGGCTGGCCGGGCTCGAGGACCACGTCACCGAGGTCAAGTCCGCGGAGAAGCTGGCCGAGGGCGACCACCGGCGGCTCGCGGCGGCCGTCACGGAACTGCGCCGCCTGGTCGCGGTGCTGCGGCTGGACGAGGTCCAGGAGGCCCGCAAGCGCGTCGACGCCGAGCTCGCCCAGGCGAAAACCGAGGCGGAGGCCTGGCGCGAGACGGCGACCGTCCTCAACTCTCTGAACGCGGCTCGCAAGGCGAAGGACCTGCGCGAACTCGTCGGCAGCCGGGAGGAAAAGGCGCGTCCGGCCCTGAAGGCGCGCAACGACGCCGCTTCGGCGCTCGCGCGCGGGTTGCACGCGCTGGCCCAGGACGCCCAGCGGCAGGCCGACAAGGCCGAAGCGCACGCGGGCGCGTTGCGTGCCGAAGCCGAGAAGGCGCAGACCGAGCGTGATGAAGCCGCGAACCTCGCGGCCGCGCGCCGGGCCGAGGCGCGCGGGCTGACCACGCGGATCACCGAGCTGCGCGAAGAGGTCCAGGCCGCCGTCCGCGCCGGGTTGCTGCCTTCGGGCGCCGACGTCGCCGAAGCTTCCCGCGCCGCTCGCAGTGCCGCCGAAGCGGCCACCGCCGAACTCGCGCGCCGCGAACAGGAACTCGACCGCGTCGCCACGGATCTCCAGGCGGCGCAACGGGCCGTGAACGAAGCGCACCAGCTCGCCGGCACCACGCAGGACCGCCTGGAACGCGCCACCGAGGACCTCGACCGCGCGCACCGCCGGACCGACGCCCTCGCCGCCGAAAGCCGGCTGGTCGAGCTGCTCGGCGCTGACGACGTCAACCTGGAGAGCGACCTCCCGGTGCTGCTGGAGCGGCTGCGCGAGGCGAGCGCGGCCGTCGAAAAGGAGCAGACCGCGCTGCGGATGGAGGAGTCCGCCGACGAGCGGGCCCTGGCCGCGCTGGGGTCCGGCGGGCTGCTGCCGCCCCCCGAGGACGTCCAGGCGGCGCTCGACGCTCTCGAAGAGGCCGGGATCACCGCGTGGTCCGGCTGGCGCTATCTGTCCAAACTGGACGCTGCCCGGCGGGCCGAGGTGCTGGAAAGCCTGCCGCAGCTGGTGTCCGGGGTCCTGCTGAACGACGCTGCGCACGCTGATCGCGCCCGCGAGGTGCTCACGACGCGGCGGCTGCTGCCGAGCGCGATCATCGCCGTCGGCACGACCGAGGCACTGCAGGAGCAGGCGCCGTCCGCGCCCGGCGTCGAGTTCCTCGTGCCGCCGAACCCGGCGATGTACGACGAAGAAGCCGCCGACGCCGAACGGGAAGCCGTGGCGCGGCGGCACACCGAGCGGCAGCGGCGCCTCGAAGCGTTGTCCGCCAAGCTGTCCGCGGACGGCGCCTTGACGTGGAAGCTCACGACGTGGCGTGAGGACTACCCGGCCGGAGCCGTCGCCACCCTGGCCGAGCAGGCCCAGGCGGCGCGAACCGCCCGCGAGACCGCGCGGACCGCGCTGGCGCAGGCCGACGCGGAATTCGCGCGGTTGAGCGAAAAGGCGGTCTCGCTGCGCGAGCGCGTCCCCGAGCTGCGGGCGGCCGCCGCCGAGGCGGAGGAGAGGGCCCGGCGGCTGGGTGAGCTGGGCGTCCGGAGCGCCCGGATCGCCCAGTGGTCCGAAGAGGCCGAGCGCGCCACCGAGATCGCCGAGCGCGCCGACCTCCAGGCGTCCGACGCGGCGGGCAAGGCCGCGCGGCTGCGCGAGCAGGCGGGGGAGGAGCAGCGCACCGCCGACGGGCACCGCCGGACCGCGAGCACGGCGCGCGCCGAACTGGCCGAGGTGCCCGGGGCGGCCGACGCCGCGGACGGCCCGGCGCCGTCCGAACCGGTGGACGCGCTGCGGCGGACCTACCTGTCGGCGTCCGAGTCGTACGCGAAGGTCGAGGTCGGCAGCGACCTGCGCAGCGAGCTGGAGCAGGCCGAGTCCGCCGAAGCCGCCGCCGGCTCGGCGGTCGAGTCCATGGACGAGGCCGTCCGCACCCGGGCCGCCGAACTCCTGGAGACCCCCGACGGCTCCGACGCGTCGGCGCGGGCGGCCGCGCTGGCTCGCGCCCGCCGGGTCGTCGACGTCCTCGAGGACGAGCGCACCGAAGCGATCGGCCTCGTCTCGACGCGGCGCGCCGAGCTGGACGCGCTGCCGCTGCAGAACGGCGTCAACGGCGAGAAACCGCGGGACATCGAGCACGGCCTGGAGCTGATCGACGCGGCCGGGCTGGAGGCTTCCGCGGCCGCGCGGAAGTGGGAAGAGCTGCAGGAACGCCGGGCGGCGGCGGAAGCGACGCTGGAATCGGCGCGCACTTCGGCTTCGGGCTTCGCGCTGCTCGCCGAGTCGATGGGCCACCTGGTGACCGATACGGACGCCGCCGCCTACGACGGCGACGTCGACACCGCGCGCGCCCAGCACGCGCGGCTGAACGCCACCTTCAACCAGGCCCAGGAGGCCGCCGACGCCGGCGACCGGCGGGTGCGCGCGGCTGCGGACCAGCTCGCGCAGTACGCGACCGAGAAGCGGTTCGAGAAGCTGAGCACCCCGGTGCGCCAGCAGGTCATCTCGGTCAAGCGCGACCAGCTCCCGGCGCACGCCGCGGAGTGGGCCGAAGCGCTGCGGCCGCGGCTGCGGTCGCTGACCGACGACCTCGCCCAGATCGACCGGCACCGCGGCGGCATCATCACCCGCCTGCAGGGCATGGTCGACGGCGCACTCCGGACGTTGCGCTCGGCCCAGCGGGTCTCTCGCCTGCCGGACGGCCTCGGCGACTGGTCCGGGCAGGAGTTCCTCCGCATCCGCTTCACCGAGCTGGAGGACAACGCGCTCACCGAAAAGCTCGGCGAGGTCGTCGACGAGGCCGCCGTGGGCAAGACCGCCGATGGCCGGGACGTCAAGCGCGACGGGCTTTCCCTGGTGCTGCGCGGCGTCCGGGCCGCGGCGCCCAAGGGTTTCCGCGTCGACATGCTCAAGCCGGACTCGGTGCTGCGGACCGAACGCCAGCGCGTCTCGGAGATCCGCGACGTCTTCTCCGGCGGCCAGCAGCTGACCGCGGCGATCATCCTGTACTGCACCCTGGCGGCGCTGCGGGCCAACAACCGCGGCAAGGTCCGCAACCGGCACTCGGGCGTGCTGTTCCTGGACAACCCGATCGGCCGCGCGTCCGCCGGGTACCTCCTGGAGCTGCAGCGCGCGGTCGCCGAAGCACTGGGCGTGCAGCTGATCTACACGACGGGGCTGTTCGACGCGGGCGCGCTGTCGGAGTTCCCGCTGATCGTGCGGCTGCGCAACGACGCCGACCTGCGGGCGGGCCGCAAGTACCTGTCGGTGGACTCGACGATCCGGAACTCCCTGGAGGACCTGGGCGAGCCCGACGGCGTCGCGCGGCTGTCGGCGACCCGGATGTTCACCCGGGCGGCCACCGAGGCCGATGCCGCCGATTCCGCTGAGGACGAACAGACGGCCTAGCGGGAACAACCCGGCGTCTTCCGGGGTTCACGGGCGCATGATGAAACTGGGGCCGCTGGGGGCCACTCACACCGCACTGGACACCGACACGGCCGTGGCGGTCGAGCTCGAAGAGCTGGGCTACGCCACGCTGTGGCTGGCCGGTGGCCAGGGCAACAACCTGCCGCGGATCACCGAGGTCCTCCGCGGGACATCGCGGATCCAGGTGGCGAGCGGGATCCTGTCGGTGGACCGGGTGCCGTCGGCTTCCGTGGCTTCGGCGTACGCGGATCTGCCGGCCGGGCGGTTCGTCGTCGGCCTCGGCGGGGCGCACGGGGCTCGTCCGCTGGCGGCGCTGAACGACTACCTCGACGAGCTCGACGACACCGTGCCTGCGTCCGCCCGGATCCTCTCCGCGCTCGGGCCCCGGATGCTCGAGTTGGCGCGCGACCGCGCTTCGGGCGCCTACCCGTACCTGGTGACGACGGACTACGTCGCCTCGGCGCGGGAAATCCTGGGCGCGGACCGGCAGCTGGCGGTGCTGATGAGCGTCGTCGCCGAGACCGACCAGGCCAAGGTGCGCGAGGCCGTGCGGGGTGGCTCGCTGAAGTTCCTGGCCGGGATGCCGGGCTACGCGGCCAACTTCCGGCGGATGGGCTTCACCGACGCGGACATCGCGGACCTGTCCGACCGGCTGGTCGACGGCCTGACCGTGTGGGGCGACTTCGACACCGTCGTCGCGCGGCTGCAGGAGTACCGGGACGCGGGGGCCGACCAGGTCGTCGTCCCGCTCGGCGGCTTGCCGCGCGAGTGGTGGCCGGAGCTGGTGAAGGCACTGGACTAGCCGCGGATCGCCCGCTGGTAGGCGGCGAGCGCGCCGGCGTCGTCGATGCTGCCGTGGTGGTGGACCTGCACCCAGCGCCCGGCTTCGTAGGCGAAGAACCGCGTCGTGCGGATGCTCAGGGGGACGGTTTCGGTCACGCGGTACTCGCCGGTCTCGCGGCCGGCGAACACCGCGTGACCGGCACCGGAGTACTCGACGATGTCGCCGAAGGTGACCGTGACGCGGGCCGGGCCGTGGAAAACCCGCTCGTACAGTTCGGTGATCGCTTCGCCGCCGCGGAGGACGCCGCCGAGCGGGTTGTTCAGCTGGGCCAGCGGATCACTCGTCCAGACCCGGCCGAACGCGTCGAGATCGCGCTGGTTGAAGGCGTAGTAGAACGATTCGAGCGCGGCCAGCGCACCCTCGCGGCCGGGGTTGCCCGCTTCGTCGAGGCGGTTGCGCGCGCCGGGGCCGAAGGACGTGTCGAGGTGTCGGGGCACGGCTGCTCCTAGAGTGTTCGACGGAGGTCGACTTGATGAGTGTACGACAACCATCGAACACTGCGCGGGCGCGCGGGCTCACGCACGCGCTCCCGGCGGCGGTTTCGCTGCAGGACGCCCTGGCCGCGGTCGCCGATCCGGTGCGCCGCAGCATCCTGCGCGAGCTGGCCGCCGTGCCGGAGTGGACGAAGGCGTGCGGCACGTTCGACCTGCCGGTGGCCAAGGCGACCCGCAGCCACCACTTCGCCGTGCTGCGCGCGGCGGGCCTGATCGAACAGCGCGACGAAGGCC is from Amycolatopsis mediterranei and encodes:
- a CDS encoding coproporphyrinogen III oxidase; its protein translation is MPSGDRRDAVRAIVSAGQRELVAELERLDGGGRFGRSGRTRRLENGDVFERAVVSAAFSDEYFAAGLSVVLHPRNPYVPAFQAHFRYREAADAWWFGGSVDLLPCYGFASDATHFHRVLKNHCDTLDPAFHAQAKRACDDRFRLPHRDEARGIGGILFDHLSLPGPDGWRRSAAFTAAGIAAIAPAYFPIVRRRKDVPHGERERQWQLYRRGRYVEFTLVHDAATAVQADAEAILSALPPLARWEAEFTPEPGSAEAELASFLVPRDWAAETPVTAG
- a CDS encoding PPOX class F420-dependent oxidoreductase; this encodes MREMSREEWWKFASEGTRTGMLGLVRKDGSPIVTPIWFLLNEGPDGDELIFTTGTETLKGKAIARDGRISLAVDDQKPPFSYVQFTAEARLTHDLDDMLEWATKLGDRYMGVEQGEAYGKRNAVPEESLVRAKITKVIARADIAG
- a CDS encoding ArsR/SmtB family transcription factor, producing MSVRQPSNTARARGLTHALPAAVSLQDALAAVADPVRRSILRELAAVPEWTKACGTFDLPVAKATRSHHFAVLRAAGLIEQRDEGPRRLNRLRRPEFDAAFPGLLDLVLSHPGP
- a CDS encoding PQQ-dependent sugar dehydrogenase, whose amino-acid sequence is MAPRPPWRAVLAGTAVAALGLTALTPVNAFAVTSGAEPQTPAGGQAPLGPPKAAADTDYESENATVVQGVVESNHAGYSGTGFVNFDNVTGSYVEYSVNAAQAGTHTLTFRYANGTADNRPVKLTVDGGDKGTVDFPATGAWTTWKTVTATVQLTAGVNKVRTTATTANGGPNADKLTDTFTAPVDPEPPTPPTNLKASNILATAATFTWTAATDNVGVVRYEINRGGNVLKTVDGNTTSATVDNLTPNTAYDISVGAYDAAGNPSQQSNVVTFTTPPSNDTTPPSVPGNLRSTGVTANSVSLAWNASTDDSGTISGYDVYQGSTKVATTTSLSTTITDLDPNTSYTFTVKARDPDGNTSAASNAVTAKTSAPGGAGGIPEYDKDIAKVDLGWAVDFLPNGNALVTERDRFEVLLVTPSGQKTTLGKVPGAVGTNGEGGLLGLAISPNWASDHAIYLYHTASGDNRIVKMTYDGSTLSSTSTPVLTGIAKNRYHNGGRIKFGPDGKLYATVGDAKNSDNAQNKSSLNGKILRLNPDGSAPSDNPFYATGGNARYVWSYGHRNPQGLAWDSRGQLWAAEFGESSQDELNLIQKGGNFGWPSCEGTQGSCSGYIAPKKTWPTSQAGPSGVEIVNDWIYIAGVTGEQLFATQINAAGTGVGTVSTLFSGRWGRLRSVTKTPDGGLWLTSTNNDKNGGTPSVLDNVIVRLKFPGGSTPGGFKLTSSAFADNATIPDKYTCAGDGTAGQDPSPPLAWGAADGAKGYAIVFADVANSGNKLHWAIWDVPAATKSLPEGLGAGYTVPNQGGAKQKAMGSGANAQKFFGPCPGGSSHPYTFTLYALNTATVPGLTSSSTMAQIETAIKGASTANVVLRGKSSAAA
- a CDS encoding TIGR03620 family F420-dependent LLM class oxidoreductase — encoded protein: MMKLGPLGATHTALDTDTAVAVELEELGYATLWLAGGQGNNLPRITEVLRGTSRIQVASGILSVDRVPSASVASAYADLPAGRFVVGLGGAHGARPLAALNDYLDELDDTVPASARILSALGPRMLELARDRASGAYPYLVTTDYVASAREILGADRQLAVLMSVVAETDQAKVREAVRGGSLKFLAGMPGYAANFRRMGFTDADIADLSDRLVDGLTVWGDFDTVVARLQEYRDAGADQVVVPLGGLPREWWPELVKALD
- a CDS encoding YybH family protein, whose amino-acid sequence is MPRHLDTSFGPGARNRLDEAGNPGREGALAALESFYYAFNQRDLDAFGRVWTSDPLAQLNNPLGGVLRGGEAITELYERVFHGPARVTVTFGDIVEYSGAGHAVFAGRETGEYRVTETVPLSIRTTRFFAYEAGRWVQVHHHGSIDDAGALAAYQRAIRG